One window from the genome of Eucalyptus grandis isolate ANBG69807.140 chromosome 7, ASM1654582v1, whole genome shotgun sequence encodes:
- the LOC104453425 gene encoding putative EG45-like domain containing protein 1, with product MALHTNLPSAMAETHRSSLPSNLFAAAGDQIWDNGAACGRPYQVRCVNASRFHACVPGRTIQVMIVDYALSTTSAAAAYKQSVTGAALVLSQTAFGAIANPFRDSIRVEFQVV from the exons ATGGCCCTCCATACCAAC CTACCGAGTGCTATGGCGGAGACCCATCGCAGTTCCCTTCCGAGCAACCTGTTCGCGGCGGCGGGTGACCAGATATGGGACAACGGCGCGGCCTGCGGGAGGCCGTACCAGGTCCGGTGCGTCAACGCGTCGCGGTTCCATGCCTGCGTCCCCGGCCGCACCATCCAGGTCATGATCGTCGACTACGCGCTCTCGACcacgtccgccgccgccgcgtaCAAGCAGTCCGTCACTGGCGCCGCCTTGGTCCTGTCGCAGACCGCTTTTGGAGCTATCGCCAATCCGTTCAGGGATTCAATCAGGGTCGAATTTCAAGT GGTCTGA
- the LOC104453424 gene encoding beta-galactosidase 13, with translation MWPDLISKAKHGGLNVIQTYVFWNAHEPVQGQFNFEGNYDLVKFIKMIGEHDMYVTLRVGPFIQAEWNHGGLPYWLREVKNITFRADNEPFKYHMEKFVRKIIDMMKEEKLFASQGGPIILAQIENEYNHIQLAYKELGTRYVQWAGNMALGLNIGVPWIMCKQKDAPGPVINTCNGRHCGDTFTGPNSPNKPILWTENWTAQYRVFGDPPSQRSVEDIAFSVARFFAKNGSLANYYMYHGGTNFGRTSAVFTTTRYYDEAPLDEYGLQREPKWSHLRDVHKALSLCRKPLLWGNPSVQRLGADIEALTFEIPGTKVCAAFLTNNHTKIAQVAEFRGESFYLPPHSISILPDCKTLVYNTQTIVSQHNARNFRRSKVTDNLKWEMSREAIPDIAKVPVDSKIPAEHYKLTKDTTDYAWFTTSIKISPRDLPRRTDILPVLRIASLGHAMQVFVNGEYIGTAHGSHIEKSFVFQKAVNLKPGTNYISLLGMTIGLPDSGAYMEHKFAGPRLVTILGLNTGTLDLTLNGWGHKVGLDGEKVRAYTQAGSHRVQWKKANGVGPALTWYKAYFHAPEGDGPLAIRLPNLGKGMIWVNGKSIGRFWNSYLTPLLQPSQSEYHIPRSFIKPSDNLMVVLDEEGGNPQSIEILTVDRDTICSFISENHPPHVKSWARKNSHIRPVVDNVKPTANLKCSNHKKIVAIEFASFGDPDGICGSFSLGKCTSSISKKVVEQYCLGKTSCQVPIDRALFDKNNNGCPDIMKTLAIQARCS, from the exons ATGTGGCCGGACCTTATTAGCAAGGCAAAGCATGGAGGCTTGAATGTGATCCAGACATACGTGTTCTGGAATGCTCACGAGCCTGTTCAAGGCCAG TTCAATTTCGAGGGAAACTATGATCTGGTGAAATTCATTAAGATGATCGGGGAGCATGACATGTACGTCACCCTTAGAGTCGGCCCATTCATACAGGCCGAATGGAATCACGG AGGACTTCCATATTGGCTGAGGGAGGTTAAGAACATCACATTCCGTGCGGACAATGAACCATTCAAG TACCACATGGAAAAATTTGTAAGGAAAATCATAGACATgatgaaggaagagaaattgtttgCTTCCCAAGGAGGTCCCATTATTTTGGCTCAG ATTGAGAACGAGTACAATCATATTCAACTCGCTTATAAAGAGTTAGGCACCCGGTATGTCCAGTGGGCAGGAAACATGGCTCTTGGCCTTAATATTGGAGTTCCATGGATCATGTGCAAGCAAAAGGATGCTCCCGGTCCTGTG ATAAATACATGCAACGGGAGGCACTGTGGTGATACTTTCACTGGCCCAAACAGCCCGAACAAGCCAATTCTCTGGACAGAGAACTGGACTGCTCA GTATCGAGTATTTGGAGATCCACCATCCCAAAGATCAGTGGAAGATATTGCTTTCTCCGTTGCTCGTTTCTTTGCTAAGAACGGGAGTTTAGCCAACTATTACATG TATCATGGTGGTACGAATTTCGGCAGAACTAGTGCTGTTTTCACAACCACCCGCTACTATGATGAAGCTCCACTTGATGAATATG gtttgcAGAGGGAACCCAAATGGAGCCATCTCAGGGACGTGCACAAGGCTTTGAGTTTATGTAGGAAGCCATTGTTGTGGGGTAACCCAAGCGTTCAACGTCTTGGAGCAGACATTGAG GCCTTAACTTTTGAGATCCCAGGGACCAAAGTTTGCGCTGCTTTCTTGACTAATAACCACACCAAAATAGCACAAGTTGCCGAGTTCAGGGGTGAAAGTTTCTATTTGCCTCCTCATTCCATTAGCATCCTCCCTGATTGCAAGACTCTGGTTTACAATACACAAACG ATTGTATCACAGCATAATGCAAGGAACTTCCGCAGATCAAAGGTTACAGACAACCTTAAGTGGGAGATGTCCCGAGAAGCCATCCCAGACATTGCCAAAGTACCAGTTGATTCTAAGATCCCAGCTGAGCACTACAAGTTGACAAAAGACACCACAGACTATGCCTGGTTTACAACAAG CATTAAGATAAGCCCAAGAGATCTACCAAGGCGTACAGATATCCTTCCTGTTCTAAGGATAGCAAGTCTTGGCCATGCTATGCAAGTGTTTGTAAATGGCGAATACATAG GAACGGCCCACGGAAGCCACATTGAGAAGAGCTTTGTCTTTCAGAAAGCTGTAAACTTGAAGCCAGGGACCAATTACATATCTTTGCTGGGCATGACGATTGGATTACCT GATAGCGGAGCATACATGGAGCATAAATTTGCTGGGCCTCGTTTGGTGACAATCCTTGGTTTGAACACTGGCACTCTTGATTTAACACTGAATGGCTGGGGACATAAG gTTGGCTTGGACGGGGAAAAGGTCCGTGCATACACACAAGCAGGATCGCACCGGGTACAATGGAAAAAGGCAAACGGAGTCGGCCCTGCTCTTACTTGGTACAAG GCATACTTCCATGCTCCCGAAGGAGACGGTCCCCTTGCTATCCGACTTCCTAACTTGGGCAAGGGAATGATTTGGGTCAACGGCAAAAGCATTGGCCGCTTCTGGAATTCTTACCTTACTCCTCTTTTGCAACCATCTCAATCAGA GTACCATATTCCAAGGTCCTTCATTAAACCAAGTGACAATCTCATGGTCGTGTTGGATGAAGAAGGAGGCAATCCTCAGTCAATTGAGATCCTCACTGTGGACAGAGATACCATCTGTAGCTTCATTTCTGAGAACCATCCACCCCACGTGAAGTCATGGGCAAGAAAGAACAGCCACATCAGACCCGTTGTGGATAATGTGAAGCCGACGGCTAACTTAAAGTGCTCAAACCACAAGAAGATCGTTGCTATTGAGTTTGCAAGCTTTGGTGATCCAGACGGTATCTGCGGAAGCTTTTCACTTGGAAAATGCACTTCTTCCATTTCCAAGAAGGTGGTTGAACAG TATTGCTTGGGAAAAACCAGTTGCCAAGTTCCCATTGACAGAGCGCTCTTCGACAAGAACAACAACGGGTGTCCTGACATCATGAAGACGTTAGCCATCCAGGCAAGATGCAGCTAG
- the LOC104453423 gene encoding myb-related protein 308, whose product MGRSPCCEKAHTNKGAWTKEEDDKLIAYIRAHGEGCWRSLPKAAGLLRCGKSCRLRWINYLRPDLKRGNFTEEEDEIIIKLHSLLGNKWSLIAGRLPGRTDNEIKNYWNTHIRRKLLNRGIDPATHRLINEPAQDHHDEPTISFAANSKEIKEMKNNAELNFMCNLEESADVASSARERCPDLNLELGISPPSHQLHQPEPLLRFTGRKSDLCLECNLGLKNSQNCRCSVGVIESETSVGYDFLGLKASVLDYRS is encoded by the exons ATGGGAAGGTCTCCTTGCTGCGAGAAGGCTCACACGAACAAGGGCGCATGGACCAAGGAGGAGGACGACAAGCTCATTGCCTACATAAGAGCGCACGGCGAGGGTTGCTGGCGGTCGCTCCCGAAGGCCGCGGGCCTCCTCCGCTGTGGCAAGAGCTGCCGCCTCCGGTGGATCAATTACCTGCGGCCGGACCTCAAGCGGGGCAACTTCACCGAAGAAGAGGATGAGATCATCATCAAACTGCACAGCCTTCTTGGTAACAA ATGGTCGCTCATTGCTGGGCGTTTGCCGGGGAGAACGGACAACGAGATCAAGAACTACTGGAACACGCACATAAGGAGGAAGCTTTTGAACCGAGGCATCGATCCGGCCACTCACAGGCTGATCAATGAGCCCGCACAAGATCACCATGACGAGCCCACCATTTCTTTTGCTGCTAATTCTAAGGAGATCAAAGAGATGAAGAACAACGCAGAGCTCAATTTCATGTGCAACTTAGAAGAGTCGGCAGACGTGGCATCGTCGGCTCGAGAAAGGTGTCCTGACCTGAATCTCGAGCTCGGAATCAGCCCTCCTTCTCATCAACTGCATCAGCCTGAGCCACTCTTGAGATTCACTGGTAGGAAAAGTGATTTGTGTCTGGAGTGTAATTTGGGGTTGAAAAATAGCCAAAATTGCAGATGCAGTGTTGGGGTGATCGAGAGTGAAACTAGTGTTGGGTATGACTTCTTGGGCTTGAAGGCAAGTGTTTTGGATTATAGGAGCTGA